Proteins from a single region of Spirochaetaceae bacterium:
- a CDS encoding SDR family oxidoreductase, whose protein sequence is MADTNPFSLAGRRALVSGGSRGIGLGVAAAMADAGAAVALVSRDPEALAAAQGSIVARGGEAATYPCDLTDTGAIDDLYRRVRADGPVDILVNNAGSTRRAPAADLAAADWQFVLDLNLTAVFRLTQAFGRDRIAHVTGAAAPAGSAKVINIASLLSEQARPQNAPYAASKGAIRQLTKALAVEWAPYGINVNAIGPGYIKTDMTRPLWEDDSFDAWVRDRAPLGTWGTPADIGAAAVFLASAGANYITGQILYVDGGWLSSL, encoded by the coding sequence ATGGCGGACACCAACCCCTTCTCCCTTGCCGGCCGGCGCGCCCTGGTCAGCGGCGGCAGCCGCGGCATCGGACTCGGCGTAGCCGCGGCGATGGCAGACGCCGGGGCCGCGGTCGCGCTGGTAAGCCGCGACCCGGAAGCGCTGGCGGCGGCGCAAGGCAGCATCGTCGCGCGCGGGGGCGAGGCCGCAACGTACCCGTGCGATCTGACCGACACCGGCGCCATCGACGACCTGTACCGGCGGGTGCGCGCCGACGGTCCGGTCGACATCCTGGTGAACAACGCCGGCAGTACGCGGCGCGCTCCCGCGGCCGATCTCGCCGCGGCGGACTGGCAATTCGTGCTCGACCTCAACCTGACCGCCGTGTTCCGCCTGACGCAAGCGTTCGGCAGGGACCGGATCGCGCACGTGACCGGCGCCGCGGCGCCGGCCGGTTCGGCCAAGGTGATCAACATCGCATCGCTGCTCAGCGAGCAGGCGCGGCCGCAGAACGCCCCCTACGCGGCGTCCAAGGGTGCCATCCGCCAGCTCACCAAGGCGCTGGCGGTCGAGTGGGCGCCGTACGGCATCAACGTCAACGCCATCGGCCCCGGGTACATCAAGACCGACATGACGCGCCCGCTGTGGGAGGACGACTCGTTCGACGCCTGGGTACGCGATCGAGCGCCGCTCGGTACCTGGGGAACGCCGGCCGACATCGGCGCGGCGGCGGTGTTCCTGGCCTCCGCCGGCGCAAACTACATCACCGGCCAGATCCTGTACGTGGACGGCGGATGGCTGAGTTCCCTGTAG
- a CDS encoding sulfite oxidase — MRASSGGGAHEAGTSRRQFLAAAGKGAVLALTMFGAGPRAAARGLFGRGLLPSAWHSIADSPLPKPGMIVHGEQPFNGEFPPHLLDDPVTPTARHFVRNNGGVPARARSKDLSGWALRVDGEVRHSLALTLEDLLCLPQVTMQAVLECAGNGRSLFTPPVGGTQWLRGAVACSEWTGVRLRDVLDLAGVRDGAVYVAAFGEDAPLDGGEPFSRGIPIGKAMDEHTLIALAMNGAPLPAAHGFPARLLVPGWIGSAMQKWLSRLWVRDRVHDSAKMSGYSYRVPAYPVAPGATPAAGEMRIATAWVVKSLITRPRAGHEVAQGETLQVGGHAWAGDNEVMRVAVSTDFGITWQEALLAAPANRYAWYHWQAEVAFRNRGYYEIWARAFDHTGDAQPFRQPWNPKGYLGNVVHRVPVTVAAAT; from the coding sequence ATGCGGGCAAGCAGCGGCGGCGGCGCGCACGAGGCCGGCACCTCGCGGCGGCAGTTTCTGGCCGCCGCCGGCAAGGGCGCGGTGCTGGCGCTGACGATGTTCGGCGCCGGGCCGCGGGCGGCCGCACGCGGCCTGTTCGGGCGCGGCCTGCTGCCGAGCGCCTGGCACAGCATCGCGGATTCGCCGCTGCCGAAGCCGGGCATGATCGTCCACGGCGAGCAGCCGTTCAACGGCGAGTTCCCGCCCCACCTGCTCGACGACCCGGTCACGCCGACCGCGCGCCACTTCGTGCGCAACAACGGCGGCGTGCCGGCGCGTGCGCGCAGCAAGGATCTGAGCGGGTGGGCACTGCGCGTCGACGGCGAAGTACGCCACTCCCTGGCGCTGACGCTGGAAGACCTGCTGTGCCTGCCGCAGGTCACGATGCAGGCGGTGCTGGAGTGTGCCGGCAACGGCAGAAGCCTGTTCACGCCGCCGGTGGGCGGGACGCAGTGGCTCCGGGGCGCCGTTGCGTGCAGCGAGTGGACCGGGGTGCGGCTGCGTGACGTGCTGGATCTGGCCGGCGTGCGCGACGGCGCCGTCTACGTCGCGGCGTTCGGCGAGGATGCGCCGCTCGACGGCGGCGAGCCGTTCTCGCGCGGCATCCCGATCGGCAAGGCGATGGACGAGCACACGCTGATCGCGCTGGCCATGAACGGCGCACCGCTGCCGGCCGCGCACGGCTTCCCGGCGCGCCTGCTGGTGCCGGGCTGGATCGGGAGCGCCATGCAGAAGTGGCTGAGCCGCCTGTGGGTGCGCGACCGCGTGCACGACTCCGCCAAGATGAGCGGCTACTCCTACCGGGTGCCGGCCTATCCGGTCGCGCCGGGCGCCACGCCGGCCGCCGGCGAGATGCGCATCGCCACCGCGTGGGTGGTCAAGTCGCTCATTACCCGGCCGCGCGCCGGACACGAGGTGGCGCAGGGCGAGACGCTGCAGGTGGGCGGCCATGCCTGGGCCGGCGACAATGAAGTGATGCGCGTGGCCGTGTCCACCGACTTCGGCATCACCTGGCAGGAGGCGCTCTTGGCCGCTCCCGCCAACCGCTACGCCTGGTACCACTGGCAGGCCGAGGTGGCGTTCCGGAACCGGGGCTACTACGAGATCTGGGCGCGCGCGTTCGACCACACCGGCGACGCGCAGCCGTTCCGCCAGCCCTGGAATCCGAAAGGCTACCTCGGCAACGTCGTGCACCGGGTGCCCGTGACGGTCGCTGCCGCGACGTGA